The Triplophysa rosa linkage group LG25, Trosa_1v2, whole genome shotgun sequence genome window below encodes:
- the rnf13 gene encoding E3 ubiquitin-protein ligase RNF13, producing MLLSLGMLMLSATQIYTIFTVQIFAFLNLLPVDADISAYSFENKTENFDDLPARFGYRLPSEGLKGFLIGARPENACEPIEPPPLRDNLTSAFIVLIKRFDCNFDIKVLHAQKAGYKAAIVHNVDSDDLISMGSNDLDILKQIDIPSVFIGEEAANSLKKDYIYEKGGHVVLMPDFSLPLEYYLIPFLIIVGICLILIVVFMITKFVQDRHRARRSRLRKDQLKKLPIHKYKKGDSYDVCAICLDEYEEGDKLRVLPCSHAYHCKCVDPWLTKTKKTCPVCKQKVVPSEGGSDSESESGDSGAEENEVSENTPLLRSLASTSAHSFGTMSGSPSQHEPESSDYDEHSDTTDSEEEVTVETVVVQLQQGHLDMEANA from the exons ATGCTGCTGTCCTTGGGTATGCTGATGCTCTCTGCCACCCAGATTTACACCATCTTTACCGTTCAGATTTTTGCCTTCCTCAATCTTCTGCCTGTGGATGCCGATATATCAGCA TATTCCTTCGAAAATAAAACTGAGAACTTTGATGATCTGCCTGCTCGGTTTGGCTACAGGCTGCCCAGTGAAGGACTAAAG GGCTTCCTGATTGGTGCCCGTCCTGAGAATGCCTGCGAGCCGATCGAACCCCCGCCCCTGAGGGATAACCTTACCAGCGCTTTCATTGTGCTGATCAAGCGCTTTGACTGTAATTTTGACATCAAG GTCCTTCATGCGCAGAAGGCCGGCTACAAGGCAGCGATTGTCCACAATGTGGATTCTGATGACTTAATCAGCATGGGATCCAATGATC ttGATATTCTGAAGCAGATAGACATTCCTTCAGTTTTTATTGGTGAAGAAGCGGCCAACTCCCTCAAAAAGGATTACATTTATGAGAAAGG tGGTCATGTTGTTCTCATGCCAGACTTCAGTTTGCCTCTGGAATATTACCTGATCCCATTCCTCATCATTGTGGGCATCTGCCTTATCCTCATTGTAGTCTTCATG ATCACAAAGTTTGTACAGGACAGACACCGAGCCAGGAGAAGCCGCTTGCGCAAAGACCAGCTGAAGAAACTCCCGATTCACAAGTACAAGAAAG GTGATTCCTATGACGTTTGTGCCATTTGTTTGGACGAGTATGAAGAAGGCGACAAACTTCGGGTGCTGCCATGCTCACATG CCTACCACTGCAAATGTGTCGACCCATGGCTGACCAAAACCAAGAAGACCTGTCCAGTGTGTAAGCAGAAAGTAGTGCCGTCGGAGGGCGGCTCCGACTCTGAATCCGAATCCGGTGACAGCGGTGCCGAAGAGAACGAAGTGTCTGAAAACACGCCTCTGCTACGATCTCTGGCCTCGACCAGCGCCCATTCCTTTGGAACCATGTCTGGCTCGCCATCCCAGCACGAACCGGAGTCATCGGACTACGATGAGCACAGCGACACGACCGACAGCGAGGAGGAAGTCACCGTGGAAACGGTGGTGGTTCAGCTGCAGCAGGGCCATCTGGACATGGAAGCCAACGCTTGA